In Thermofilaceae archaeon, a single genomic region encodes these proteins:
- a CDS encoding winged helix DNA-binding protein — translation MRNEARELRLSEGGGEQLERRLLELVSAAGDAGILQRDVWHLLNIDSRKGSRIIKRLEKMGLISRETVVHKGRRVYLLKPTRKLRFMPKLPDELDEIPCFYCPLLTLCGDPSKILSCERMAKWLLDSNVPPA, via the coding sequence ATGCGTAACGAGGCTAGGGAGCTTCGTCTCAGCGAGGGTGGTGGCGAGCAGCTCGAGAGGCGCCTGCTCGAACTGGTCTCAGCCGCCGGAGATGCTGGGATTCTGCAGAGGGATGTATGGCACTTGTTGAACATCGACAGCAGGAAGGGCAGCAGGATTATCAAGAGGCTCGAGAAGATGGGGTTGATCTCCCGCGAAACCGTGGTTCACAAGGGGAGGAGGGTATACCTCCTCAAACCCACCAGGAAGCTTCGCTTCATGCCCAAGCTTCCAGACGAACTGGATGAGATCCCCTGCTTCTACTGCCCCCTACTGACCCTCTGCGGCGACCCCTCCAAGATCCTCAGCTGCGAACGAATGGCGAAGTGGCTCCTCGACTCCAACGTACCGCCAGCCTAG